One part of the Sorangiineae bacterium MSr11954 genome encodes these proteins:
- a CDS encoding DUF971 domain-containing protein, with protein MVDPRIKCLKVRSPRGASVTEIDWGDGHKGIYPHDILRGYCPCAGCQGHGTTIQFIACSGVQLELEDIEPVGNYALLLKWFDGHSSGLYSYRYLRALCQCETCQPDRTTKERPELARL; from the coding sequence GTGGTGGATCCGAGAATCAAATGCCTCAAGGTGCGCTCCCCGCGCGGAGCCTCCGTCACCGAGATTGACTGGGGTGACGGCCACAAAGGGATCTATCCGCACGACATCCTGCGCGGCTACTGCCCCTGCGCGGGCTGCCAGGGGCACGGCACCACCATTCAATTCATCGCGTGCTCGGGGGTGCAGCTCGAGCTCGAGGACATCGAGCCGGTGGGCAACTACGCGCTCTTACTGAAGTGGTTCGATGGGCATAGCAGCGGCCTGTACTCGTACCGCTACCTGCGTGCGCTCTGCCAGTGCGAGACGTGCCAGCCGGATCGGACGACCAAGGAGCGACCCGAGCTCGCGCGTCTTTAA
- the murJ gene encoding murein biosynthesis integral membrane protein MurJ, which yields MAERAQDAGDAQGAGDARDAGDARDAGDARGAGDAQDAGDARDAGSAGDERKKLVARAGIVGAGTLLSRVLGLGRDMAFAALFSVRETDAFFVAFTIPNALRQLLGEGAVSSAVVPVLSGKLAKKDEGGDGEREARAFFASVRGVSLLALVVVTVLGMIFARELTDLFAGGYRARPLDFERTVQFTRIVFPYIFFMGSAALGMAALNAKRRFAVAAFAPGLLNVAFLAAAFLLPGPLARAGIDPGHAMVIGALVGGLLQVAAQWPALRAIGYAGRPRFRFSDPGVREVLRRMGPMTFGIGVYYIDLVLSRRFLSELGPGAQSYFAWAMRLCDFPQGIFVMALSTAALPSLSTFAARGELGELGKTYAQGMRLSLFVAIPASAGLVFLAEPIVTTLLQRGAFNAASAHETARALAWQGGAIWTVAAVRQLVPVFYAMGNTRTPVIVSAIDLVAFVGLAVVLRGPLGHAGISAAVAGSSAVQMLLLFAALKLQLPNVHAAEIAGSALRTLAASLVASAGGWLAAHLVEGWSAGWPLRLVWPGVAAVAAFCAVFIVEAHLFGSPELESLLSGLRRRLRRGKAPR from the coding sequence ATGGCGGAGCGCGCGCAAGACGCCGGAGACGCGCAGGGCGCCGGAGACGCGCGGGACGCCGGAGACGCGCGGGACGCCGGAGACGCGCGGGGCGCCGGAGACGCGCAGGACGCCGGAGACGCGCGGGACGCGGGGAGCGCCGGGGACGAGCGCAAGAAGCTCGTGGCGCGCGCGGGCATCGTGGGGGCGGGGACGCTGCTCTCGCGCGTCCTCGGCCTCGGGCGCGATATGGCGTTTGCCGCGCTCTTCTCCGTCCGGGAGACCGACGCGTTCTTCGTCGCGTTCACCATCCCCAATGCGCTCCGGCAGCTGCTCGGCGAGGGCGCCGTGTCGAGCGCGGTGGTCCCGGTTCTGAGCGGCAAGCTGGCGAAAAAGGACGAGGGCGGCGACGGCGAGCGCGAGGCGCGCGCGTTCTTCGCCAGCGTGCGCGGCGTGTCGCTGCTCGCGCTGGTGGTCGTGACGGTGCTCGGGATGATCTTCGCGCGCGAGCTCACCGATCTCTTCGCCGGAGGGTACCGCGCGCGCCCGCTCGACTTCGAGCGAACCGTGCAGTTTACACGCATCGTCTTCCCGTACATTTTCTTCATGGGGTCGGCGGCGCTGGGCATGGCCGCCCTCAACGCCAAGCGGCGCTTTGCGGTCGCGGCCTTCGCGCCCGGGTTGCTCAATGTCGCGTTCTTGGCGGCGGCGTTTCTCCTGCCCGGGCCGCTGGCACGCGCCGGGATCGATCCCGGGCACGCCATGGTAATCGGCGCGCTGGTGGGCGGCTTGCTTCAAGTGGCGGCGCAGTGGCCGGCGCTGCGCGCCATTGGCTACGCGGGGCGCCCGAGGTTTCGCTTCTCCGATCCGGGCGTGCGCGAGGTGCTGCGGCGCATGGGCCCGATGACATTCGGCATCGGCGTTTACTACATCGACCTGGTGCTCTCGCGCCGCTTTCTGTCCGAGCTCGGGCCCGGCGCGCAGAGCTATTTTGCGTGGGCGATGCGCCTCTGCGACTTTCCGCAGGGCATCTTCGTGATGGCGCTCTCCACCGCGGCGCTGCCCTCGCTGTCCACCTTCGCGGCGCGCGGCGAGCTGGGGGAGCTCGGGAAGACGTACGCCCAGGGCATGCGGCTCTCCCTGTTCGTCGCCATCCCGGCGAGCGCCGGTCTGGTGTTCCTCGCGGAGCCCATCGTCACCACCCTCCTTCAGCGCGGCGCGTTCAACGCCGCCTCGGCGCATGAAACGGCGCGCGCGCTCGCGTGGCAGGGCGGCGCCATCTGGACGGTGGCGGCCGTGCGGCAGCTCGTTCCCGTGTTCTATGCCATGGGGAACACGCGCACCCCGGTGATCGTCAGCGCCATCGATCTGGTGGCGTTCGTCGGCCTGGCGGTGGTCTTGCGCGGTCCCCTCGGGCACGCGGGGATCAGCGCGGCGGTCGCGGGGTCGAGCGCGGTGCAGATGCTCTTGCTGTTCGCAGCGTTGAAGCTGCAGCTGCCGAACGTGCACGCGGCGGAAATCGCGGGCTCCGCGCTCCGCACGTTGGCGGCGTCGCTGGTGGCGTCGGCCGGGGGCTGGCTGGCCGCGCACCTCGTGGAGGGGTGGAGCGCGGGGTGGCCGCTCCGGCTCGTCTGGCCGGGGGTGGCCGCGGTGGCGGCATTTTGCGCCGTCTTCATCGTGGAGGCGCACCTCTTTGGCTCGCCCGAGCTCGAATCGCTGCTATCGGGGCTCCGCCGAAGGCTCCGGCGTGGTAAGGCTCCCCGATGA